A genomic region of uncultured Roseibium sp. contains the following coding sequences:
- a CDS encoding cupin domain-containing protein: METRAEVRLPTEDLAKDLPFFTRTLKMRLDMIYPADNPEIAVFSGHGLRVRIEKDAPEGPGTLRILTDAPDDFADGERVLLAPNGTRVEIDELDPPLVLPQTKHAFVVRRLADQAPWVIGRAGMEYRDLVPTRLGGAMIASHIRVPDGPVPDMVHFHKVGFQLIYCVRGWVDVLYEDQGGVRRLTAGDCFIQPPEIRHRVMHAADGIEVIEIGVPAEHVTEIDHDMTLPTETERPDREWQGQKFVHNLAKDGVFNPFRIPGFEARDTTISDNTRGVASVMVARATGETSPWTRHDCDILFNFVLAGEMTLEGEGKDPYRLSAGDAFVIPPQMATRYTGATTDLELLEVSLPGRFKTEVLEAPGR; this comes from the coding sequence ATGGAAACGCGCGCAGAAGTGCGACTGCCCACCGAAGATCTTGCGAAGGATCTGCCGTTCTTCACCCGGACGCTGAAGATGCGTCTCGACATGATCTATCCCGCGGACAATCCGGAAATTGCGGTCTTTTCCGGTCACGGATTACGGGTGCGGATCGAAAAGGACGCGCCGGAGGGGCCGGGAACGCTGCGCATCCTCACGGATGCGCCCGACGACTTTGCAGACGGCGAACGTGTTCTTCTTGCACCCAACGGCACGCGGGTGGAGATCGATGAACTGGATCCGCCCCTGGTCCTGCCGCAGACCAAACATGCCTTTGTCGTGCGGAGGCTCGCCGACCAGGCCCCATGGGTGATCGGCCGTGCCGGGATGGAGTACCGGGATCTGGTGCCGACGCGTCTGGGCGGGGCCATGATTGCCTCCCACATCCGGGTGCCGGATGGCCCGGTGCCCGATATGGTTCATTTCCACAAGGTCGGTTTCCAGCTGATTTACTGCGTGCGGGGCTGGGTCGACGTTCTTTACGAGGACCAGGGCGGCGTGCGCCGCCTGACCGCGGGCGACTGTTTCATCCAGCCACCCGAAATCCGCCACAGGGTCATGCATGCCGCCGATGGCATCGAGGTGATTGAGATCGGTGTTCCTGCCGAACATGTCACCGAGATCGATCACGATATGACGCTGCCGACGGAAACCGAGCGCCCGGACCGGGAATGGCAGGGCCAGAAATTCGTTCACAATCTTGCGAAGGACGGGGTTTTCAACCCGTTCAGGATCCCGGGCTTCGAGGCCCGTGACACCACCATCTCCGACAACACCAGGGGGGTGGCATCTGTTATGGTGGCACGTGCGACCGGAGAGACCTCTCCATGGACGCGGCACGATTGCGACATTCTGTTCAACTTTGTGCTGGCAGGTGAAATGACACTCGAGGGCGAAGGAAAAGACCCTTACCGCCTGTCCGCCGGAGACGCCTTTGTGATCCCGCCTCAAATGGCGACACGATACACGGGCGCGACAACCGACCTTGAGCTGCTCGAAGTCAGCCTGCCGGGACGGTTCAAAACCGAAGTTCTGGAAGCGCCCGGGAGGTAG
- a CDS encoding ABC transporter substrate-binding protein — protein MKKLTTLAAAALMLGTSSLAYAETKIGILMDITGPIANFIPPLQNAANLAVKHVNDQGGLLGGEVVAVYGDTTGTAQGAVDAAQKLVNIENVPIVMGSLMSGTTIAAAEAAIIPAGVAQISPTATSPAMTDLQDDGLVFRIVPSDNYQGEILAKMVLDEGLNKVAVTYVNNDYGVGIGQTFMDAYKAAGGEIVAENKHEEKKDSYRSELASLAKGDADALVVIAYAGDSGGKIVRQSIEGGLFDKFVGTDGLRDELLIQNVGADALKTSFFSSPTSPAENPAQKTLHDAFNAEYGEGADKAFVDQTYDATFLALLAVEKAGSTDRAKMAEALREVAMAPGEKVGPGEWAKAVALIKEGKDIDYDGASGSAEFDENGDVGGFIGKFVVDGDGYKQIAIVE, from the coding sequence ATGAAAAAACTGACGACACTTGCAGCCGCAGCACTGATGCTGGGCACCAGTTCGCTGGCTTATGCCGAAACCAAGATCGGCATTCTGATGGATATCACCGGACCGATCGCGAACTTCATTCCACCGCTGCAGAACGCGGCGAACCTTGCCGTCAAGCATGTGAACGACCAGGGCGGTCTGCTCGGCGGTGAAGTGGTCGCGGTCTATGGTGACACGACCGGAACCGCGCAGGGTGCCGTTGATGCCGCCCAGAAGCTGGTCAACATCGAGAACGTGCCGATCGTGATGGGGTCCCTGATGTCCGGGACCACCATCGCGGCAGCCGAAGCTGCCATCATTCCGGCAGGGGTCGCACAGATCTCGCCGACGGCAACTTCGCCGGCCATGACGGACCTTCAGGATGACGGCCTCGTCTTCCGGATCGTGCCTTCCGACAACTACCAGGGCGAAATCCTGGCCAAGATGGTTCTCGACGAAGGCCTCAACAAGGTTGCCGTCACTTACGTGAACAACGACTACGGCGTCGGCATCGGCCAGACTTTCATGGACGCCTACAAGGCAGCCGGCGGCGAGATCGTCGCGGAAAACAAGCACGAGGAAAAAAAGGATTCCTACCGCTCTGAACTGGCAAGCCTTGCCAAGGGTGATGCGGACGCGCTGGTCGTCATCGCCTATGCGGGTGACAGCGGCGGCAAGATCGTGCGTCAGTCGATCGAGGGCGGTCTCTTCGACAAGTTCGTTGGCACCGACGGTTTGCGGGACGAACTCCTGATCCAGAATGTCGGCGCGGACGCGCTCAAGACCTCCTTCTTCTCATCGCCGACGTCGCCTGCGGAAAACCCGGCTCAGAAAACGCTGCATGACGCGTTCAACGCCGAATATGGCGAAGGTGCGGACAAGGCCTTCGTTGACCAGACTTACGATGCGACCTTCCTGGCTCTGCTTGCCGTTGAAAAGGCCGGGTCCACGGATCGTGCCAAGATGGCGGAAGCCCTGCGCGAAGTTGCCATGGCACCGGGTGAAAAGGTCGGGCCGGGCGAGTGGGCAAAAGCCGTTGCGCTGATCAAGGAAGGCAAGGACATCGACTATGATGGCGCCAGTGGCTCCGCCGAGTTCGACGAGAATGGCGATGTCGGCGGATTCATCGGCAAGTTCGTCGTCGATGGCGACGGGTACAAGCAGATTGCAATCGTCGAATAA
- a CDS encoding ABC transporter ATP-binding protein — MIRLDEICVDFGGLRAVDHASFEIGAGRITGLIGPNGAGKTTAFNVIAGAIRPSAGRIFFDGGDVTGLKPYQRAEAGLARTFQIPHEFAQLSVLENLMASASAPQGENVLNVIFRRGRYSAEERAIYETARDTVRLLELEHVIDEKAGKLSGGQKKLVELGRALMRDPKIILLDEIGAGINRTLLGKLADKILMLNAERGLTFCLIEHDLDYVSRLCDHVLVMAQGSLLTEGPVDEVKRDERVIEAYFGGGKYEAQL; from the coding sequence GTGATCCGGCTGGACGAGATCTGCGTCGATTTCGGCGGTTTGCGGGCGGTTGACCATGCAAGCTTCGAAATCGGCGCAGGCCGCATCACAGGTCTGATCGGACCCAATGGTGCGGGCAAGACGACGGCATTCAATGTCATCGCGGGGGCGATCCGGCCGAGTGCGGGCCGTATTTTCTTCGACGGCGGGGACGTCACCGGGCTGAAGCCTTACCAGAGGGCCGAGGCGGGCCTGGCGCGCACGTTCCAGATACCGCACGAATTTGCACAGCTCTCGGTGCTTGAGAACCTGATGGCGTCCGCGTCCGCGCCGCAGGGCGAAAACGTGCTGAACGTGATTTTCCGGCGGGGGCGCTACTCCGCGGAGGAACGCGCGATCTACGAGACGGCGCGCGACACGGTGCGCCTGCTCGAACTGGAACATGTCATCGACGAAAAGGCCGGCAAACTCTCCGGCGGCCAGAAGAAGCTGGTCGAACTCGGCCGTGCCCTGATGCGTGACCCCAAGATCATTCTGCTGGACGAGATCGGGGCGGGTATCAACCGGACGCTGCTGGGAAAACTCGCCGACAAGATCCTGATGCTGAACGCGGAGCGCGGCCTGACGTTCTGCCTGATCGAACACGATCTCGACTATGTCTCGAGGCTGTGCGACCACGTGCTTGTGATGGCGCAGGGGTCTCTCCTGACGGAGGGGCCCGTCGACGAGGTGAAGCGGGACGAACGTGTGATCGAAGCCTATTTCGGCGGTGGCAAATACGAGGCCCAGCTATGA
- a CDS encoding ABC transporter ATP-binding protein, with the protein MTEQLAVSGLSAGYGGPPIIEDISLTVEAGEIAVVLGPNGAGKSTLLKSIFALTTVSAGSIRLGERELAGCKTSALVPLGVSAVPQNKNVFASMTVDENLDVGTYAAPPPDQKATREKVLALFPDLKDKLKQPAGELSGGQRQMVAMGRALMSEPKLVLLDEPTAGLSPAYLERIFDLLLDIRKTGITVLMVEQNARQALQIADHGHILVNGRNHLSGTGAELLADEDVRRLFLGGTAA; encoded by the coding sequence ATGACCGAACAGCTTGCCGTATCCGGGCTGTCGGCCGGCTATGGCGGCCCGCCGATCATTGAGGACATCTCGTTGACCGTGGAGGCCGGTGAAATCGCCGTGGTGCTCGGACCGAACGGCGCCGGCAAGTCGACGCTGCTGAAGTCCATCTTCGCACTGACGACCGTTTCGGCCGGGTCGATCCGGCTCGGGGAACGGGAACTGGCCGGGTGCAAGACCTCGGCTCTGGTTCCCCTTGGTGTGTCGGCTGTGCCTCAGAACAAGAACGTGTTCGCCTCAATGACGGTCGACGAGAACCTCGACGTCGGCACCTATGCCGCACCGCCCCCCGATCAGAAGGCGACCCGCGAGAAGGTGCTGGCGTTGTTTCCCGACCTCAAGGACAAGCTGAAACAGCCGGCAGGTGAATTGTCCGGCGGTCAGAGGCAGATGGTCGCAATGGGCCGCGCGCTGATGAGCGAGCCCAAGCTGGTTCTGCTGGATGAACCGACCGCCGGTCTCTCGCCCGCCTATCTTGAACGCATTTTCGACCTGCTCCTCGACATCCGCAAGACCGGCATAACGGTGCTGATGGTGGAACAGAACGCGCGTCAGGCGCTGCAGATTGCAGATCATGGACATATTCTGGTGAATGGCCGCAATCATCTCAGCGGCACGGGCGCGGAACTGCTGGCCGACGAGGACGTGCGCCGCCTCTTCCTCGGAGGCACGGCCGCATGA
- a CDS encoding branched-chain amino acid ABC transporter permease, whose amino-acid sequence MSEFVNFYLFPALTIGSIYALGAVGISMIFGILRFAHFAHGDLMTLGAYGIMAATALMPVNPLLLVPFGMALTIFSALFVDRFFYRPLRDLPTIYTVISSFGIALVFRSMIQLIWGSENQVLVAGVRPPLVLFDTFRVSVLHLQAIVTTAIIAVLLHYFLTATKTGRSMRAVADDPELAEVSGLDTAKVVRWTWIIGAALAAVAGAFAALNTSAHPNLGWNLLLPMFAAAILGGIGKPMGAMAGGFIIGMAEELSSYHWIGDDALIPPSYKTAIAFVIMIGLLIFRPQGLFKGRLL is encoded by the coding sequence ATGAGCGAATTCGTCAATTTCTACCTGTTTCCGGCGCTCACCATCGGCAGCATCTATGCGCTTGGTGCAGTCGGCATCTCGATGATCTTCGGCATCCTGCGCTTCGCCCATTTCGCCCATGGCGACCTGATGACCCTCGGCGCCTACGGCATCATGGCGGCGACGGCGCTGATGCCCGTCAATCCCCTGCTCCTTGTCCCCTTCGGCATGGCGCTGACGATCTTCTCCGCGCTCTTTGTCGACCGGTTTTTCTATCGGCCGCTAAGGGATCTGCCGACTATTTACACGGTGATCTCCTCGTTCGGGATCGCGCTCGTCTTCCGTTCCATGATCCAGCTCATCTGGGGGTCGGAGAATCAGGTGCTCGTTGCAGGCGTGCGTCCGCCGCTGGTGCTCTTCGATACGTTCCGCGTGTCCGTCCTGCATCTGCAGGCGATTGTCACGACAGCCATAATCGCCGTCCTGCTGCATTACTTCCTGACGGCCACGAAGACGGGCCGGTCGATGCGGGCGGTAGCCGACGATCCCGAACTTGCGGAGGTCTCCGGTCTCGACACGGCCAAGGTCGTGCGCTGGACCTGGATCATCGGCGCGGCGCTCGCCGCGGTGGCGGGTGCGTTCGCCGCGCTCAACACCAGCGCCCATCCCAATCTCGGCTGGAACCTGCTGCTTCCCATGTTTGCCGCCGCCATTCTGGGCGGGATCGGCAAGCCGATGGGGGCGATGGCGGGCGGCTTCATCATCGGCATGGCGGAGGAACTCTCCTCCTATCACTGGATCGGCGATGACGCGCTCATCCCGCCTTCCTACAAGACGGCCATTGCCTTCGTGATCATGATCGGACTGCTGATCTTCCGGCCGCAAGGGCTCTTCAAGGGGAGGTTGCTATAG
- a CDS encoding branched-chain amino acid ABC transporter permease encodes MELTGLFFYIVSLLILGGIYALLCLALNVQWGMGGLFNAGIAGFYGVGAYTSAILTTAASGRHLGGFSMPVPIGLVGAAIVAGVTGWAVARICVRLKSDYLAMASIGIAEILRLVFVNESWLTNGSLGVSRIPRPFADFTTGRMSDVAFLGFVWVVVLLVYVATTRLYDSPWGRSLRAIRDNETSASAAGKNVEKFRVQTFVIGCAVMGIAGGLSAHYFRFLSPTATDPLLTTFLVWVMLMAGGSGNNRGAILGALTIWTIWSVTEIFTNRLPPEWATRSSFIRMLLVGLLLQVVLQRFRAGLLPEKSPPVRFRKD; translated from the coding sequence ATGGAACTCACCGGCCTCTTTTTCTACATCGTGAGCCTGCTGATCCTGGGCGGCATCTACGCGCTGCTCTGTCTTGCGCTCAATGTGCAGTGGGGCATGGGCGGGCTGTTCAATGCCGGGATCGCCGGCTTCTACGGTGTCGGTGCCTATACGTCCGCGATCCTGACGACGGCGGCCTCCGGCAGGCACCTGGGCGGTTTTTCCATGCCCGTCCCGATCGGTCTTGTGGGTGCCGCGATAGTCGCTGGCGTGACCGGCTGGGCGGTTGCCAGGATCTGCGTGCGCCTCAAAAGCGACTACCTTGCCATGGCCTCGATCGGCATCGCGGAGATCTTGCGCCTGGTGTTCGTCAATGAAAGCTGGCTGACCAACGGCAGTCTCGGCGTCTCCCGCATCCCGCGGCCGTTTGCCGATTTTACCACCGGCCGGATGTCGGACGTCGCTTTCCTCGGCTTTGTCTGGGTCGTCGTCCTCCTGGTTTATGTCGCGACCACCCGGCTCTACGACAGCCCCTGGGGACGCAGCCTGCGCGCAATCCGCGACAATGAAACCTCCGCCTCTGCCGCCGGCAAGAACGTCGAGAAATTCCGCGTCCAGACCTTCGTCATCGGCTGCGCGGTGATGGGAATCGCCGGCGGTCTTTCGGCGCATTATTTCCGCTTCCTGTCGCCGACGGCAACGGACCCGTTGCTGACCACCTTCCTGGTCTGGGTGATGCTGATGGCGGGCGGGTCCGGCAACAACAGGGGCGCGATCCTCGGCGCCTTGACCATATGGACGATCTGGTCCGTGACGGAAATCTTCACCAATCGCCTGCCGCCGGAATGGGCGACACGAAGTTCCTTCATCCGTATGCTTCTGGTCGGCCTGTTGCTGCAGGTTGTGCTGCAGCGGTTCCGGGCGGGGCTCTTGCCGGAAAAATCACCGCCGGTCAGGTTCAGGAAGGACTAA
- a CDS encoding TetR/AcrR family transcriptional regulator, producing the protein MTGKTDTRTRILDIAEAAVLEKGFEATSIEEIVAGAEISRGGFFYHFKDKNALARAMLERYIEVENALYDDLFARARELNDDPLHCMLIGLKLLAEMLEEMPTGHPGCVIASTAYQDRLFDEGVRELNRQAILGWRKRFRGMFEDIADLYEPREEVNLDALGDMVSGVVEGGLVLQRALREHNNASEQIMLFRTYLKLLFSPKHTA; encoded by the coding sequence GTGACCGGGAAAACCGATACACGGACGAGGATACTCGACATCGCGGAAGCCGCCGTGCTGGAGAAAGGCTTCGAGGCAACTTCCATCGAGGAGATTGTTGCCGGAGCCGAGATCTCCCGGGGCGGTTTCTTCTATCATTTCAAGGACAAGAACGCGCTCGCCCGGGCCATGCTGGAACGCTATATCGAGGTCGAGAATGCGCTCTACGACGACCTGTTCGCCCGCGCAAGGGAACTCAATGACGATCCGCTCCATTGCATGCTCATCGGCCTGAAGCTTCTGGCGGAGATGCTGGAGGAAATGCCGACCGGGCATCCGGGTTGCGTGATCGCCTCGACCGCCTATCAGGACCGGCTGTTCGATGAAGGCGTGCGGGAGTTGAACCGGCAGGCCATTCTAGGCTGGCGCAAGCGGTTTCGCGGCATGTTCGAGGACATCGCGGACCTTTACGAGCCGCGCGAAGAGGTCAATCTGGACGCGCTCGGCGACATGGTGTCAGGCGTTGTCGAAGGCGGCCTCGTCTTGCAGCGTGCGCTCCGCGAACACAACAATGCGTCCGAGCAGATCATGCTGTTCCGCACCTATCTGAAACTGCTGTTCAGCCCGAAGCATACCGCGTGA
- a CDS encoding homocysteine S-methyltransferase family protein, producing MRIHDLIHAERFYLSDGGLETYLIFEKGYELPCFSAAVLLDSEDGRRDLAEYYERFLQIARQSGRGFVLDAPTWRAGVAWAGPLGQSVLEVLQTNERAVRFVSEIRDRRETEALPILVNGLVGPSGDAYAPDEMLSYQDALLIHAPQIHALGRAGVDMISAMTLTHAGEAVGIVRAAAEIDIPVVIAFTLETDGRLPSGQSLADAIGEVDAATGNGPAYYMINCAHPDHFRNVLETGGAWTSRIGGIRSNASRMSHAELDEAETLDDGDPGELGRLNAELMRFLPNIRVVGGCCGTDHRHVGCIAIHERCRPAA from the coding sequence ATGCGAATTCATGACCTTATTCATGCCGAACGGTTCTATCTGTCCGATGGCGGACTGGAGACCTATCTGATCTTCGAGAAGGGCTACGAGCTGCCATGCTTTTCCGCGGCGGTTCTGCTCGATAGCGAAGACGGACGTCGGGACCTCGCCGAGTATTACGAACGTTTTCTGCAGATTGCCCGACAATCCGGCCGCGGATTTGTCCTGGACGCGCCGACCTGGCGCGCCGGTGTCGCCTGGGCGGGACCGCTTGGCCAGTCGGTCTTAGAGGTTCTGCAGACGAATGAACGGGCTGTGCGTTTCGTCTCCGAGATCCGGGACCGCCGCGAAACGGAGGCGCTGCCGATCCTGGTCAACGGGCTCGTCGGGCCGTCCGGCGACGCCTATGCTCCTGATGAGATGCTTTCGTATCAGGACGCCCTTCTGATTCATGCTCCGCAAATTCATGCGCTGGGCCGCGCCGGTGTGGACATGATCAGCGCCATGACGCTGACGCATGCCGGCGAAGCCGTCGGCATCGTGCGCGCCGCGGCGGAAATCGACATCCCCGTCGTGATCGCCTTTACGCTCGAAACCGATGGACGGCTGCCGTCCGGCCAGTCCCTGGCGGACGCGATCGGCGAGGTCGACGCCGCGACAGGCAATGGCCCCGCCTATTACATGATCAACTGCGCCCATCCCGACCATTTCCGGAATGTTCTGGAAACGGGCGGTGCCTGGACGTCTCGCATCGGCGGCATCCGGTCGAACGCGTCGCGCATGAGCCACGCGGAACTGGACGAAGCCGAAACGCTCGATGACGGCGATCCGGGCGAACTTGGCCGGCTGAATGCCGAACTGATGCGCTTCCTGCCCAATATCCGCGTTGTCGGCGGGTGCTGTGGCACGGATCACAGGCATGTCGGCTGTATTGCCATACATGAACGGTGCCGGCCGGCTGCCTGA
- a CDS encoding GNAT family N-acetyltransferase, with the protein MNFQSSPLIRQASAEDAAALARLIDIAGEGIPNWLWSRACEGDQTPLDVGTERARRPSGGFSFTNALVSERQGMVTGMVLSYLIDAMPEDDPDALPAPIAPFVELERHSVGTWYINALAAFPGYRGQGLGSSLLAAAERLARENGTSAMSIQVYAQNDGAVRLYQRLGYELHEKARVRSHPCQPYYTGDVLLLIKDLA; encoded by the coding sequence ATGAATTTTCAGTCCAGTCCCCTGATCCGGCAAGCAAGCGCCGAGGATGCAGCGGCTCTTGCCAGGTTGATCGACATTGCAGGCGAAGGCATTCCGAACTGGCTTTGGAGCCGCGCCTGCGAAGGCGACCAGACACCGCTCGATGTCGGTACGGAACGCGCAAGGCGGCCGTCGGGCGGATTTTCCTTTACGAATGCGCTTGTGTCCGAAAGGCAGGGAATGGTCACCGGCATGGTTCTGAGTTACCTGATCGATGCCATGCCGGAAGACGATCCCGACGCGCTCCCCGCGCCGATTGCGCCGTTCGTGGAGCTTGAAAGACATTCGGTCGGAACCTGGTACATCAACGCCCTGGCAGCCTTCCCGGGATATCGGGGACAGGGGCTGGGCAGTTCCCTGCTGGCTGCGGCGGAACGCCTGGCGCGGGAAAACGGCACATCTGCCATGAGCATTCAGGTCTATGCCCAGAATGACGGCGCGGTGCGCCTCTATCAGCGCCTCGGATATGAGCTGCATGAAAAGGCACGCGTGCGGTCGCATCCGTGCCAGCCCTACTACACGGGCGATGTCCTGCTGCTGATCAAGGATCTTGCCTGA
- a CDS encoding GNAT family N-acetyltransferase: MNIRPSVANDIPSLQKIGDSTGLFPPDLLPEMMGGFLLEGDGNSLWLTCEEDGRAIGFCYAVAETFTEGTWNMLALAVLPEKQGNGAGRAIVAALERLLQSGGNRVLIVDTSGTESFSGARRFYLRCGYTEEARIRDFWGPGDDKIVFWKAL, from the coding sequence ATGAATATCAGACCATCCGTCGCGAACGACATTCCTTCCCTGCAAAAGATTGGCGACAGCACCGGGCTGTTTCCACCCGACCTGTTGCCGGAGATGATGGGCGGCTTCCTGTTGGAAGGAGACGGGAACAGCTTGTGGCTGACCTGTGAAGAGGACGGCCGGGCGATCGGTTTCTGCTACGCCGTCGCGGAGACATTTACCGAAGGAACCTGGAACATGCTGGCGCTCGCCGTCCTGCCCGAAAAACAAGGCAACGGCGCTGGCCGCGCCATTGTCGCAGCGCTCGAAAGGCTGCTGCAGTCCGGCGGCAACAGGGTGCTTATCGTGGACACGTCGGGGACAGAGAGTTTTTCCGGAGCACGCCGCTTTTACCTCAGGTGCGGCTACACGGAAGAAGCGCGCATCCGGGACTTCTGGGGGCCCGGCGACGACAAGATCGTGTTCTGGAAAGCGCTCTAG